In one Hyphomicrobium sp. 99 genomic region, the following are encoded:
- the glnT gene encoding type III glutamate--ammonia ligase, translating into MDAVVNKGRTQLEDQLAAEGVKYLLASYVDMHGVSKGKAVPVAHLHRMLGGSELCTGAALDGIPQDVSDEEVASHPDPESCIVLPWKKDVAWFASDLWCRGKPFEPCSRNILKRSLAKAEAMGYGMNLGMEAEFFVLKDDPVQGFKPLSERKHLEKPAYDVTRTLDNMGWIGELVDAMNGLGWDVYSFDHEDGIGQFEVDFRYFDALSMADKFVFFRLMAHEIARKHGGFATFMPKPYADRAGSGAHFNMSLTDKKTGKNLFSDPADPRGCGLSKLGYQFLAGIMKHLPAICAVVAPTVNSYKRLVLKGSMSGFTWAPVWACYGNNNRTNTLRIPQGGGRVELRAADSACNPYLGAALVLAAGLEGIENDLDPGDPHTENMYLKSEAELKEMGVYSLPRTLDEAVSAFDADPLSETVFGSAMKKTWVDFKRDEWLSYLNHVSDWERARYLKFF; encoded by the coding sequence ATGGACGCCGTCGTAAATAAGGGGCGCACGCAGCTCGAGGATCAACTTGCTGCAGAAGGCGTGAAGTACCTGCTCGCAAGCTATGTCGACATGCATGGCGTATCGAAGGGCAAAGCTGTCCCGGTCGCGCATCTCCACCGCATGCTCGGAGGCTCGGAGCTCTGCACCGGTGCGGCGCTCGATGGAATTCCACAAGACGTAAGTGACGAGGAAGTCGCCTCGCATCCCGATCCCGAGTCGTGCATCGTCCTCCCCTGGAAAAAGGACGTCGCTTGGTTCGCGAGCGATCTCTGGTGCCGCGGAAAGCCCTTCGAGCCGTGCAGCCGAAATATCCTGAAGCGCTCGCTCGCTAAAGCGGAAGCCATGGGATACGGCATGAACCTCGGCATGGAAGCGGAGTTCTTCGTACTGAAGGACGATCCAGTCCAGGGCTTCAAGCCGCTCTCGGAGCGCAAGCACCTTGAGAAGCCTGCCTATGACGTCACGCGAACGCTCGACAACATGGGTTGGATCGGCGAACTCGTCGACGCCATGAACGGCCTCGGCTGGGACGTCTACAGCTTCGACCACGAAGACGGCATCGGACAGTTCGAAGTCGATTTCCGCTATTTTGATGCACTCTCGATGGCCGACAAGTTCGTCTTCTTCCGATTGATGGCACACGAAATCGCCCGCAAGCATGGTGGCTTCGCGACGTTCATGCCGAAGCCCTACGCTGACCGCGCAGGCAGCGGCGCACATTTCAATATGTCGCTGACCGACAAGAAGACGGGCAAGAACTTGTTCTCCGACCCTGCCGATCCACGTGGCTGCGGTCTGTCGAAACTCGGCTATCAGTTCCTCGCCGGCATCATGAAGCATCTGCCCGCGATTTGCGCGGTCGTTGCCCCAACGGTGAACAGCTACAAGCGTCTTGTTCTGAAGGGCTCGATGTCCGGATTTACGTGGGCGCCGGTTTGGGCCTGCTACGGCAACAACAACCGCACCAACACGCTCCGCATTCCCCAAGGCGGAGGCCGCGTCGAGTTGCGCGCCGCGGACAGTGCTTGCAACCCGTATCTCGGCGCGGCGCTCGTCTTGGCCGCAGGTCTTGAAGGCATCGAGAACGATCTCGATCCGGGCGATCCGCACACTGAGAACATGTATCTGAAGAGCGAAGCAGAACTCAAAGAGATGGGCGTCTATTCTCTGCCCCGCACACTCGATGAAGCGGTCTCCGCCTTCGACGCTGACCCATTGAGCGAAACCGTGTTCGGTTCCGCGATGAAGAAGACGTGGGTCGACTTCAAGCGTGACGAGTGGCTGAGCTACCTCAATCACGTCTCCGACTGGGAACGCGCCCGCTATCTGAAGTTCTTCTAA
- a CDS encoding creatininase family protein, translating to MIWAERTWSELPGDLANASHSAILPVGATEQHGPHLGTGMDFVLADRLCQKVAERTGVPMLPALPYGCSIGHSRRWPGTIALQPITLITIVKEIGDWAYHSGVRRLFIVNSHVTNAAPLRCALEMLRAEHDDMMVAVINTATVSERVRAAHFADADDWHANAAETALMLAAAPEIVRPDLIASSDDPDRTGGLVFAHPVNRTSANGVTGKPSLATVDQGRELFAWMIEDLAAIIERGKSEKPPLDNSYFGGP from the coding sequence ATGATCTGGGCGGAAAGAACATGGAGCGAATTGCCGGGCGATTTGGCGAACGCCAGTCACTCGGCCATTCTACCCGTCGGCGCAACCGAGCAGCACGGACCCCATCTTGGTACCGGAATGGACTTCGTGCTGGCGGATCGCCTTTGTCAAAAAGTTGCAGAGCGGACGGGCGTTCCGATGCTCCCCGCTCTGCCCTATGGCTGCTCAATCGGCCATAGTCGCCGCTGGCCCGGCACGATCGCGCTTCAGCCGATAACGCTGATCACGATCGTCAAGGAGATCGGCGACTGGGCGTATCACTCAGGCGTGCGGCGGCTCTTCATCGTCAACAGTCATGTGACGAATGCGGCGCCGCTCCGTTGCGCGCTCGAGATGCTTCGCGCCGAGCACGACGACATGATGGTCGCGGTCATCAACACTGCGACCGTCAGCGAGCGGGTCCGCGCCGCGCATTTTGCCGATGCGGACGACTGGCACGCCAACGCCGCCGAGACGGCGCTTATGCTCGCGGCAGCTCCGGAAATTGTACGGCCTGATTTGATCGCGAGTTCCGATGATCCCGATCGCACAGGCGGGCTGGTTTTTGCTCATCCCGTGAACAGAACGAGTGCCAACGGGGTCACAGGAAAGCCGAGCCTGGCAACCGTCGATCAGGGACGCGAGCTTTTCGCCTGGATGATCGAAGATCTCGCCGCAATCATCGAGCGGGGCAAATCGGAAAAGCCACCGCTCGACAATTCCTATTTCGGCGGGCCCTGA
- a CDS encoding TetR/AcrR family transcriptional regulator yields the protein MRAGRPRLDVGSPDAEMKICEVALDLFADRGFSSVTTKDIADATGFNPALIYYYFGSKEELFRRAVTLAVERAFEQFRLAREGLEHPRDIIFGWLDIHVKEYETIAKLIKIGIDYAKTSTRNVRIDDAIRRFYLDERGVLKAALAAGIARGDFRNVDVDETASFISTYLDGVFARAMILKDFDPIIAIDDLRAFLNTQLKRKK from the coding sequence GTGCGCGCTGGACGTCCACGGCTCGATGTTGGTTCGCCAGACGCCGAGATGAAGATCTGCGAGGTGGCGCTCGATCTTTTTGCCGATCGCGGCTTTTCATCGGTTACGACGAAGGACATCGCGGACGCGACGGGCTTCAATCCGGCTCTGATCTATTACTATTTCGGCAGCAAGGAAGAGTTGTTCCGACGGGCCGTTACGCTTGCGGTCGAGCGCGCATTCGAGCAGTTCCGCTTGGCGCGTGAGGGATTGGAGCATCCGCGTGACATCATCTTCGGATGGCTCGATATTCACGTCAAAGAGTATGAGACGATCGCGAAGCTCATCAAGATCGGTATCGATTACGCGAAGACATCGACGCGTAACGTTCGGATCGACGATGCGATCAGACGGTTCTATCTCGATGAGCGAGGTGTTTTGAAGGCTGCGCTTGCTGCGGGAATTGCACGTGGCGATTTTCGCAACGTTGATGTCGATGAAACCGCGAGCTTCATTTCGACTTATCTTGACGGTGTGTTCGCGCGCGCGATGATCCTGAAGGATTTCGATCCGATCATCGCCATTGATGATCTTCGGGCATTCCTGAACACTCAATTGAAGCGAAAGAAATGA
- a CDS encoding DUF1810 domain-containing protein, whose translation MHDHADPFDLERFVNAQADVFARVVTELASGKKRSHWMWFIFPQFRGLGSSAMSEKFGIGSYEEARAFVSHPVLGPRLAQVTALMLDHRDKALIDILGSPDNLKFRSSMTLFASVTGHDSIYARALYTFCNGPDRNTLALLGATNRDA comes from the coding sequence ATGCATGATCATGCGGATCCTTTCGATCTCGAGCGGTTCGTCAATGCACAGGCAGACGTTTTCGCGCGCGTGGTGACCGAACTCGCGTCGGGCAAAAAGCGATCGCATTGGATGTGGTTCATCTTTCCGCAGTTCCGCGGTCTCGGTTCGAGCGCGATGTCGGAAAAGTTCGGCATCGGAAGCTATGAAGAAGCGCGAGCCTTTGTGAGCCATCCGGTTCTCGGTCCGCGTCTGGCTCAGGTCACGGCGCTGATGCTCGATCACAGAGACAAAGCGCTGATCGATATTTTAGGTTCGCCAGATAATCTGAAATTCCGTTCGTCGATGACACTGTTCGCATCGGTGACAGGGCACGATAGCATCTACGCTCGGGCGCTCTACACATTCTGCAACGGGCCTGACCGAAACACGCTCGCGCTTTTAGGGGCGACGAACAGAGACGCGTAA
- a CDS encoding ETC complex I subunit translates to MTARIFKPAKTAMQSGEARTKEWVLEFGPASPRDIDPLMGWTSSRDMQSQVRLEFDTKEEAVAYATRAGLAYTLTEPKARKPIRKSYADNFRFGRTTNWTH, encoded by the coding sequence ATGACGGCACGGATCTTCAAACCCGCCAAAACCGCGATGCAGTCAGGGGAAGCGCGCACTAAGGAGTGGGTGCTGGAGTTCGGACCGGCTTCGCCGCGCGACATCGATCCGCTGATGGGATGGACGAGCTCTCGCGATATGCAATCGCAGGTGCGGCTCGAGTTCGATACCAAGGAAGAGGCTGTCGCGTACGCTACGCGCGCTGGGCTCGCCTATACGTTGACCGAGCCGAAGGCGCGTAAGCCGATCCGCAAGTCATACGCTGACAATTTCCGTTTCGGCCGGACGACAAACTGGACGCATTGA
- a CDS encoding MBL fold metallo-hydrolase codes for MLDETLTMRVLQLGPHLLGFYDGRVPGRRYHSPEPNWLDDGGYALGICSYAVVDGPSAIVYDTHLSLAHARFIRRTLEARGVRDIRVVLSHWHLDHVAGNAVFDDCEIIACEETARLLSEKRAAIEAGALDSLPEISPLVMPTTTFSGGLELRCGDVEIELRPLDIHSRDGVSMYFPKDGTLLAGDTLEDTVTYVDEPERLQEHLVGLAAVATWEFSRILPNHGSPERIAGAGYDTGLIDATRIYVEHLLAAAADERSSRLPLRTLLAEPLARGSITYFEPYEAVHKMNVDKVRRQVSNN; via the coding sequence ATGTTGGACGAAACATTGACGATGCGGGTGCTTCAACTCGGGCCCCATCTTCTGGGCTTTTATGACGGACGTGTGCCGGGCAGGCGCTATCATTCGCCCGAGCCAAACTGGCTCGATGACGGGGGCTATGCGCTTGGCATTTGTAGTTACGCCGTTGTCGATGGGCCGTCGGCGATTGTCTACGACACGCACTTATCTCTCGCTCATGCGCGGTTCATCAGGCGGACGCTCGAGGCTCGCGGGGTTCGCGATATTCGCGTGGTGCTCAGTCACTGGCACTTGGATCACGTTGCGGGGAACGCGGTCTTCGATGACTGCGAGATCATTGCGTGCGAGGAAACCGCGCGGTTGCTTTCAGAGAAGAGGGCCGCGATCGAAGCGGGCGCCCTGGATAGCTTACCCGAAATCTCACCGCTCGTTATGCCGACGACGACATTTTCGGGCGGCTTGGAGCTGAGATGCGGTGATGTCGAAATCGAATTGCGTCCGCTCGACATTCACAGTCGCGATGGTGTCTCGATGTATTTCCCGAAAGACGGGACTTTGCTCGCCGGGGACACGCTCGAAGATACCGTTACTTATGTTGACGAGCCCGAGCGGCTTCAGGAGCACCTAGTCGGACTCGCCGCGGTTGCAACGTGGGAATTCTCGCGGATTTTGCCGAACCACGGTTCGCCAGAGCGTATTGCTGGCGCGGGTTATGATACTGGCTTGATCGATGCTACGCGCATTTACGTCGAGCATCTGCTTGCTGCAGCGGCAGACGAGCGTTCCTCGCGTCTTCCTCTTCGGACTTTACTCGCGGAGCCTCTCGCCCGCGGTTCGATCACGTACTTCGAGCCCTATGAGGCGGTGCACAAAATGAACGTCGATAAAGTCAGGAGGCAAGTCAGCAATAACTGA
- a CDS encoding N,N-dimethylformamidase beta subunit family domain-containing protein, translating into MTRPALEREIEGYASACSVSAGETIQFYVNTEAPSYAIEIFRMGWYDGRGARQVWGPVSARGVRQSIPAPDPDTGLVDCDWQEPFKLDVRSNWLSGVYLAKLEEITFRRQSYIIFVVRKDNDNADIVYQLPVNTYQVYNFWGGKSGYEWGSGGELPWGSSAGRPAVVVSFNRPYARSTNPAAAALGMGAGEFLSNVQPVREGYPISSAGWDYNTVRWLEREGYYVTYITNVDSHNLPDAVSRRRVFIAGAHDEYWSLESRTNIEKALSNGTCLIFSGANAVYWQVRQEKDRKGRPCRFLAIYKESAAASDPVLIDGDPSNDHLATTNWREAPVSQPEDKLIGISYLMDPVDGNIVITNPSHWAFENTGLREGSELVGLLGYEVDGVTSHAPEGLVVLATSPAQNLYDPKRSVVANMATYAVPSGGQVFATGSIQWCWGLDDFNVPELRTSRLNDAAAQITHNVLTRFGARRYSS; encoded by the coding sequence TTGACCAGACCCGCTTTGGAGCGTGAGATCGAGGGATATGCTTCAGCGTGCAGCGTTTCAGCCGGTGAGACGATCCAGTTCTACGTGAACACTGAGGCGCCTTCATACGCGATCGAAATTTTTCGCATGGGCTGGTACGATGGTCGCGGTGCTCGACAAGTTTGGGGGCCGGTCTCCGCGCGTGGTGTCCGCCAAAGCATCCCCGCGCCGGATCCTGATACGGGCCTGGTCGATTGCGATTGGCAGGAACCATTCAAATTGGATGTTCGGTCTAATTGGCTTTCGGGAGTCTATCTCGCCAAATTGGAGGAGATTACTTTTCGTCGCCAATCGTATATTATTTTTGTCGTGAGAAAGGACAACGACAACGCCGATATTGTCTATCAGCTTCCGGTGAACACGTACCAAGTCTATAATTTCTGGGGCGGCAAGTCGGGCTACGAGTGGGGAAGCGGCGGTGAATTGCCGTGGGGTTCTTCGGCGGGCCGTCCCGCGGTCGTGGTGTCCTTCAACAGACCCTATGCCCGCAGCACCAATCCGGCCGCTGCAGCTTTGGGTATGGGTGCTGGTGAGTTCCTGTCGAATGTGCAGCCGGTGCGTGAAGGGTATCCAATCTCGAGCGCGGGGTGGGATTACAATACGGTTCGCTGGCTTGAGCGAGAGGGCTACTACGTCACTTACATCACCAATGTCGATAGCCATAATTTGCCGGACGCGGTTTCGCGGCGTCGCGTCTTTATCGCGGGCGCGCACGACGAGTATTGGTCGTTGGAAAGCCGAACGAATATCGAGAAGGCTTTGTCCAACGGTACATGCCTAATTTTCTCCGGCGCTAATGCCGTCTATTGGCAGGTGAGACAAGAGAAGGATCGCAAGGGCCGTCCTTGCCGTTTTCTGGCAATCTATAAGGAAAGCGCTGCTGCGTCGGACCCCGTTCTCATCGATGGCGATCCGTCGAATGACCATTTGGCCACAACCAACTGGCGGGAGGCGCCTGTTTCGCAACCCGAGGACAAGCTCATCGGGATCTCGTATTTGATGGATCCGGTTGATGGCAATATCGTCATCACAAATCCGAGTCATTGGGCGTTTGAAAATACGGGTCTTCGTGAAGGCTCCGAGCTCGTAGGGCTTCTTGGCTATGAGGTCGACGGCGTGACAAGTCACGCTCCCGAGGGTCTCGTTGTCCTGGCGACCTCTCCAGCTCAAAACCTCTATGATCCGAAGCGAAGTGTTGTCGCAAACATGGCGACGTACGCCGTTCCATCGGGAGGGCAGGTTTTTGCGACCGGGAGCATTCAGTGGTGCTGGGGGCTCGACGATTTCAATGTGCCTGAGCTTCGCACATCACGGCTGAACGATGCGGCCGCTCAGATTACGCACAATGTCCTCACGCGCTTCGGAGCAAGGCGTTATTCAAGCTAG
- a CDS encoding ABC transporter substrate-binding protein: MRTLLSRLRTFAIGGAVALTGMASVTATSARAEEEVNLATVAWIGYAPFYVAAEKNMFEKYGVKVALKDFADPALIPAALQSGGIQGAMYTYDQVINLVANGNAYRVVMPIDYSNGADALVAEKSIKSLADLKGKKVAYPFATCDNLLVAFALQQAGLTEADVEGLDTTPENVAAALMGGAVAGATYEPNVSKILKLDANGGYHALYTSASAPGLITDILYFSTDYIEKKPKAVEGVIKGYIDGMAFLKEHPDEAYTIVAKYFSTTVDDVKEQAKGAYNIPVAEMAGYFAPRDDAKSLFTSGKLIADVLIKRGQIKSAPKIEDTYEAKFVSSLIAAK, translated from the coding sequence ATGCGTACGCTCTTGTCACGGCTCCGCACTTTCGCAATAGGCGGTGCAGTTGCACTCACGGGAATGGCGTCTGTCACCGCCACTTCCGCACGCGCTGAAGAAGAGGTGAACCTCGCGACAGTTGCATGGATCGGCTACGCGCCGTTCTACGTCGCCGCCGAAAAGAATATGTTCGAGAAATACGGCGTCAAAGTCGCGCTGAAAGATTTCGCCGACCCAGCGCTCATTCCTGCTGCGCTACAAAGCGGCGGAATTCAGGGCGCGATGTACACGTACGATCAGGTGATCAACCTCGTCGCGAACGGCAACGCCTATCGCGTCGTGATGCCGATCGATTACTCAAATGGAGCCGATGCGCTTGTCGCCGAGAAATCGATCAAGTCACTCGCCGACCTCAAGGGCAAAAAAGTCGCCTACCCCTTCGCGACCTGCGACAACCTTCTGGTCGCTTTTGCCCTGCAACAGGCAGGCTTGACGGAAGCCGACGTCGAAGGCCTCGACACGACGCCGGAAAACGTCGCGGCTGCCTTGATGGGTGGCGCAGTCGCGGGCGCAACGTACGAACCCAACGTCAGCAAGATCCTGAAGCTCGACGCGAACGGCGGTTATCACGCGCTTTATACGTCGGCTTCCGCACCGGGCCTGATCACCGACATCCTCTACTTCTCGACAGATTACATCGAAAAGAAGCCGAAGGCAGTCGAAGGCGTGATCAAGGGCTACATCGACGGCATGGCTTTCCTGAAAGAGCATCCCGACGAAGCCTACACGATCGTCGCGAAATACTTCTCAACGACCGTCGACGACGTAAAGGAACAGGCAAAGGGCGCTTACAATATTCCGGTTGCCGAAATGGCCGGATATTTCGCCCCGCGCGACGATGCCAAATCGCTCTTCACGTCAGGCAAGTTGATCGCGGATGTCCTCATCAAGCGTGGACAGATCAAGTCGGCCCCGAAGATCGAAGACACCTACGAAGCAAAGTTCGTCAGCTCACTCATCGCCGCGAAATAA
- a CDS encoding ABC transporter ATP-binding protein: MTKAIEIKHVFKSFEGKRGSNVVLDNVSLSIKAGTFLTIVGASGCGKSTLLRIVAGLETADGGIVLVGGNPIDGPGVDRAMVFQDYSLFPWLTVKQNVLFSRRLAANSHDNLALERGAEDERASRLISLVGLAASQDLYPSQLSGGMRQRIAIARALMSKPSIILMDEPFGALDAQTREVMQDLVLDVVEQEGTTIMFVTHDVEEALYLGTQVVLMSPHPGRIDTIYDVPLPPTRNELMRVDPKFLQLKRTVMERIRETVGLSMDRSASAMVEAGA, translated from the coding sequence ATGACCAAAGCCATCGAGATCAAGCACGTCTTCAAAAGCTTCGAGGGAAAACGCGGCAGCAACGTCGTTCTCGACAACGTTAGCCTGTCGATCAAAGCCGGAACGTTTCTGACCATCGTCGGCGCGTCGGGCTGCGGAAAATCAACTCTTCTTAGAATTGTAGCGGGCCTCGAAACGGCCGATGGCGGCATCGTACTTGTCGGAGGCAACCCGATCGATGGACCCGGCGTCGATCGCGCCATGGTCTTCCAGGACTACAGCCTCTTTCCGTGGCTGACGGTGAAGCAGAACGTGCTCTTCAGTCGGCGCCTCGCAGCTAACAGCCATGACAACCTCGCACTGGAGCGCGGAGCCGAGGACGAACGCGCATCGAGGTTGATCTCGCTCGTCGGGCTCGCCGCATCGCAGGACTTATATCCCTCGCAACTCTCGGGCGGCATGCGTCAACGAATTGCGATCGCGAGAGCGCTCATGTCGAAACCGTCGATCATTTTGATGGACGAACCCTTCGGCGCGCTCGATGCGCAAACGCGTGAGGTCATGCAGGATCTCGTGCTCGACGTCGTCGAGCAGGAAGGCACGACGATCATGTTCGTGACGCACGACGTCGAAGAAGCGCTCTATCTCGGCACGCAGGTCGTTCTGATGTCGCCGCATCCGGGCAGGATCGACACGATCTACGATGTGCCGCTGCCGCCAACGCGCAACGAGCTGATGCGCGTGGACCCCAAGTTTCTCCAGCTCAAGCGGACCGTGATGGAACGTATCCGCGAAACAGTTGGCCTGTCGATGGACAGGTCTGCATCGGCAATGGTCGAAGCCGGTGCATGA
- a CDS encoding OFA family MFS transporter has protein sequence MTIASSADTSAAGLLDRERIVAKAGFNRWLVPPAALAIHLCIGMAYGFSVFWKPLQGALLGADGKPLPECSAGAVTFGEKAAGTLKALTATDCNWSQFDLGWMFTFFFVLLGVSAAIWGGWLERAGPRKAGVVAAICWCGGLVISALGVHLHQLWLMWLGAGVIGGVGLGLGYISPVSTLIKWFPDRRGMATGMAIMGFGGGAMIGSPLATLLMSHFKTASDPGVWQTFIVMAAIYAVFMLIGAFSYRLPPAGWKPEGWTAPTTTNAMITSNQVHLANAHKTPQFWLLWLVLCLNVSAGIGIIGAASPMLQETFGGALIGHPELAFADVKKDAALAAQAAGVAAGFVGLISLFNIFGRIAWASSSDALGRKQTYFIFFVLGALLYALATQAAAWKSLALFVACFCVIASMYGGGFATIPAYLADMFGTQFVGAIHGRLLTAWSTAGIVGPVIVNYLHDTRQAEGIPADQIYGPIFYVLAALLVVGFVANLLVRPVNAKWNMTDADIAEERAKLHEKGGAKVSGSFGIGKGGIDAKALPFWLLVLIPLGWGSWTTVQKTAALFG, from the coding sequence ATGACAATAGCCAGCTCGGCGGACACGTCCGCGGCCGGTTTGCTTGATCGAGAACGCATCGTCGCAAAAGCGGGGTTCAATCGCTGGCTCGTGCCGCCGGCCGCTCTCGCCATCCATCTCTGCATCGGCATGGCATACGGCTTCTCGGTTTTTTGGAAGCCGCTCCAGGGCGCACTGCTCGGCGCCGACGGCAAACCTCTGCCTGAATGCTCCGCAGGTGCGGTGACTTTCGGCGAGAAGGCCGCAGGCACGCTTAAAGCCCTGACAGCCACCGACTGCAATTGGAGCCAGTTCGACCTCGGCTGGATGTTCACGTTCTTCTTTGTCCTGCTGGGCGTGTCCGCCGCGATCTGGGGCGGCTGGCTTGAACGGGCTGGCCCACGTAAAGCCGGCGTCGTCGCGGCAATTTGCTGGTGCGGCGGCCTCGTGATTTCGGCACTCGGCGTCCACCTGCATCAGCTTTGGCTTATGTGGCTCGGCGCTGGTGTCATCGGCGGTGTCGGTCTCGGACTGGGCTACATCTCACCGGTATCGACGCTGATCAAATGGTTCCCCGACCGTCGCGGCATGGCAACCGGCATGGCCATCATGGGTTTCGGCGGCGGCGCAATGATCGGCTCTCCCCTCGCCACGCTGCTGATGAGTCACTTCAAAACCGCAAGCGATCCCGGCGTCTGGCAGACTTTCATCGTCATGGCCGCGATCTACGCCGTGTTCATGCTTATCGGCGCGTTTTCCTATCGCCTGCCACCGGCCGGATGGAAGCCCGAAGGCTGGACCGCGCCGACAACAACCAATGCAATGATCACGTCGAACCAGGTCCATCTCGCCAACGCACACAAGACTCCGCAGTTCTGGCTTTTGTGGCTGGTGCTCTGCCTCAACGTTTCCGCCGGTATCGGCATCATCGGCGCCGCTTCTCCAATGTTGCAGGAGACTTTCGGCGGCGCCCTCATCGGTCATCCCGAACTTGCATTTGCCGATGTGAAGAAGGACGCCGCACTCGCAGCTCAAGCTGCAGGCGTCGCTGCAGGCTTCGTCGGGCTCATCTCGCTCTTCAACATCTTCGGGCGAATTGCGTGGGCCTCATCCTCGGACGCGCTCGGCCGGAAGCAGACCTACTTCATCTTCTTCGTGCTCGGCGCGCTGCTCTACGCGCTCGCGACTCAGGCAGCCGCATGGAAGTCGCTGGCGCTCTTCGTCGCCTGCTTCTGCGTTATTGCATCGATGTACGGCGGCGGCTTTGCGACGATACCTGCCTATCTCGCTGACATGTTCGGCACTCAGTTCGTCGGCGCGATCCACGGACGTCTCCTCACCGCGTGGTCGACGGCGGGCATCGTTGGCCCCGTGATCGTCAACTACCTGCACGACACCCGGCAGGCGGAAGGCATCCCTGCCGACCAGATCTACGGACCTATCTTCTATGTCCTCGCCGCCCTCTTGGTCGTCGGCTTCGTCGCCAACCTCCTGGTGCGGCCCGTCAACGCGAAATGGAACATGACGGATGCCGATATCGCAGAAGAACGCGCCAAACTTCACGAGAAAGGCGGCGCCAAAGTCTCAGGCTCATTCGGCATCGGCAAGGGCGGCATCGACGCGAAGGCCCTGCCGTTCTGGCTTCTCGTCCTGATCCCGCTCGGCTGGGGAAGCTGGACCACGGTCCAGAAAACCGCTGCACTATTTGGCTAG
- a CDS encoding ABC transporter permease, producing MDASPLKIQAGHAPINDSKAARTPRQWKLRGALTKRQYAVYSLLGVATPILIWAFAHEAGIVPKMFMPGPLDVIQRFWTWIANEGFAADLLISVQRVSLGFLASLVIALPLGLVAGTFKPAEAFLEPAMDFIRYMPAVAFVPLMMLWCGVGEQSKIAIIFVGTFFQMVLMFADDVRKVPMQQIEAAQTMGGTRREILYKVIFPSAAPALLTTCRITLGWAWTYLVVAEIVAANSGLGYAVLKAQRFLQTDKIFAGLIVIGFLGLLQDQLLRALHHALFPYLRRQ from the coding sequence ATGGATGCTTCGCCACTGAAAATTCAAGCCGGCCACGCGCCCATTAATGATAGCAAAGCTGCCAGGACACCGCGTCAATGGAAGCTCCGCGGCGCGCTGACGAAGCGCCAGTATGCAGTCTACTCACTCCTCGGCGTCGCGACGCCGATCCTGATCTGGGCCTTCGCCCACGAAGCCGGCATCGTCCCAAAAATGTTCATGCCGGGCCCACTGGATGTCATCCAACGCTTCTGGACATGGATCGCCAATGAAGGATTTGCCGCCGACCTGTTGATCAGCGTGCAACGCGTCTCGCTCGGGTTCCTCGCATCTCTTGTCATCGCGCTGCCGCTTGGATTGGTCGCCGGCACGTTCAAGCCCGCCGAAGCTTTCCTCGAACCCGCAATGGACTTCATCAGGTATATGCCCGCCGTGGCATTCGTCCCTCTCATGATGCTGTGGTGCGGCGTCGGCGAGCAGTCGAAAATCGCGATCATCTTCGTCGGCACGTTCTTTCAGATGGTGCTGATGTTCGCGGACGACGTTCGCAAAGTACCGATGCAGCAAATCGAGGCGGCCCAGACGATGGGCGGCACCCGGCGCGAAATTCTCTACAAGGTCATCTTCCCGTCCGCCGCTCCGGCACTTCTGACGACCTGCCGCATCACGCTTGGATGGGCGTGGACATATCTGGTCGTCGCCGAAATCGTCGCTGCCAATTCCGGCCTCGGCTACGCGGTCCTCAAAGCGCAACGCTTCCTGCAGACCGACAAGATCTTCGCGGGCCTGATCGTCATCGGCTTTCTCGGCCTCCTCCAGGATCAGCTGCTCCGCGCTCTCCACCACGCTCTCTTTCCCTATCTGCGGAGGCAATAG